GTTACAACCTGCTGCTACAGACGCATACTGAGGTGCAAACATACATATTGGGCAGTGGGGAAAGAGGTTTAAAACTGGGTGTGTTCCAGACTCCCTGTTTTTGGATTACGGTCCGCGGAGCGAAAGGCAGTTTAAACTGGGTGTTTTACAGTCTCCCTTTCTCTGAGGTTTAGGAAACAGGTTTAAAGCTGGGTGTAacagtctgtctctctgggcATGGGGAGGATTTGCGTGTGTTACACAATCCAGTTCTTTCTTGGACCAAGGTACACAAGTATCGCTGAAGCACGGTAGCACGTCTGTCTGAAGTCGGTATTGTCTCGAGAGAGGGGCTGTCTATCCAGCCACACGGCATGTATAAAGTGCTTATCTGCAGAGTAGCTAAGTGGTGTACGTAAAAAAAGATGGGTGGGTTACTCTCTCTCTGGAGTTGGGGGGCGGGAATTCGAAGATTGGGGTGGGTGGATTTTCCTTTCGGAGTCTGGGGAGGAGAAGTAAGATTGATTTGTGTTAGAGCAGGAGGATTAGGATGGTTTGGGGAATGCTGTGTGCTCGTTGACTAGGCGTGGAATTCCAGGCTGAGTGTGTTAGGGGTTTTCCTCCTGGGGGTTGGGTGCAGCTGGCGTAAGGTATGTTGCACTCTATCCCTCGTgtgagcaaggaggaggaggaagattgtGTTCTATTAAATTGGTTCCCTCTGGGAACCAGAGGGAGTTTTCTTTTTCGAATGCCCAGACCTATCCTGCTGGGATGCTTGGGGTACTTACTCGAACTGCCTCTCTGACAGTTGCCCGAGGTGTCTGTCTCCTGGGCTCACATTGCCACTGTTTGCATGGCTTATCCGGCCGATACGGAACTGATTCAGCGCGAGAGTCAACATTCCACTCCGCGCTgtgtcctgctctgcccactgACTCCTACGGGACTGAGTCAGGAGCGGCTGGTCCCTATACATAGGCATGGATGGATGTGGCTATAGATAACAAACCAATCCAATCCGGAGGAAACAGGACCAAATTCGGCCCTGAGGCAAACAGGGGTTTGCGCACCGCTGTGTAGCTGGCTCCTTTCCCGTCACCGGCCGGGGTGTAGAGTGATGGGTGGGATGCGCTGTAGCAGGAGCTGGTACCTCGCCCACCCGGCTTCCCTCCCGCAGCCACTAGCTCTGGCAGGATCTGCCTCCGGGTGCGCGCTGCGCCCTCCCCTTATGGGTGTCAGGCGAGAGGCGGAGCCGCCTTCCCGTCCCTTGTAGCAGGAGCCGGTATTACTCGCGGTCACTCAGAGCCGCCTTTATCTTGCTGCACTGCAAGGGGGTGGCACTTGGGAACACCTTATTTTACCATACACGCTATAAATACACCTCCTGGAATGGGAGCAGGGCTACCGGCCGCAGCGGGACACAGTGACGCACGGACACCCGGACACCAGCAGCCAGACCCAGAGAACCGGCAGTGAGGCTCGACTCTACAGGACATTTGGTGGGTGTGGGCTGCCTGCGGCGTCCCCCTGATCTGAGCGGGTGATGGGGTGAATGGCCGTGGGAGCTCCCGAGGCGGCTTGCATGGATCTGTGGCCGTGTCACGCTCACAGGGGGCTCTTTTAATTTATTCCCGCTGCAAGGAGTTGTGTTTCTGCCATCAGAGGCGCTCCCTTTGCCGTCCCCATCCCCCAGTCTCATTCTTTGAACCGTGGGGCGTGGACTGGAAGAAGTTGCTCTTGCATCTTCTGAATGAGAAATCGAAACGCAGCTCGGTTGCCTCCCTTAGCTGCTGGCTTTGGTGATGATGCGCTGATAAAGGATGCCGCGAGATATTGGGCAGGGGGCCACCGGGAGAGGGTTGAGGCCAGAGGAGATTTGCACAGAGAGGTAGGGAGCCTTGGGGGCGGAGGAACGGAGGGCTCGGCCTTGGAAGGTACACGGAGTTAGGAGGAAAGATCGGAGGCAAAGCCCAGAGCGGGGTTGGGATTAAAACGGGGAGCTGAAGGGGACGGGGGTGAAGAAGGAGTTTGCTGAAGGATAGGGGGAGAAAAAGGTGAAGCTCTGGGAGAGGGTTATGGGTAGGAAGAGGAAGTACTGATAACTGGGGGTTGGCGCATGGCGCAAAATGCCTTCCATCTAAACAGCATCTATCCTTCTCTATTCCAGCAAACCGCCCTTGAGCGTTGCAGCGAGCAAGCGGGGGGAAGGCTTTGGAGATACAAGGCCTGGCTCCTGGTGGCCCTTGCAAGGAGATTTGGTGGGGCAGAAGAAGGAACCAGCTGCTGTGTCCGTGCTCCCCAGGCACCCGGTGATCACTGGCATTGCACCCCACCCATCTGCCAACATGATGCAGATCTGCGACTCCTACAGCCAGAAACACTCCCTCTTTAACGCCATGAACCGCTTCATCGGGGCCGTCAACAACATGGACCAGACGGTGATGGTGCCCAGCCTGCTGCGGGACGTgccgctgctgctggaggagctggacTCGGGGGgcggctgcggggagggggatcCCCAGCTCTCGCCGGGGGACGCCGGCGCCTTCTTCTCCCGCAGGGACATGTACAGCCATTACCTGCTGCTCAAGTCCATCCGCAACGACATCgagtggggggtgctgcagcagggCGCCGAGGAGGCCAGCCGGAAGAAGGACAAGCTGAGCGGGGACATTGGCCGGGGCCTGCCGGAGCCCGcggtggaggaggaggatctggaGAAGCAATTCCACTATCACCTGAGCGGACTCCACACGGTACTCTCCAAACTCACCCGCAAGGCCAACGTGCTCACCAACAGATACAAGCAGGAGATCGGCTTCAGCAACTGGGGGCActgagccagggcagggcttggcatgggctgggtgggtgggtgggggtgctTCCGAGCAAGGGATCCCTATctgccggggggctgggggggggggggaagagagggagggaggggctcaggggagCGCGCCCAGGGGACgaggagcatgtgtgtgtgtgcgcgcgcgtgcAGATGGAGGGGGATGAGCATGGGACGGGCATGGAGGGGGAGCGAGTGTGTGACAGTGGAAGCGGGTGGGGGCGCGTGCCAGAGGGGGAATGAAGGACTGCGACCgtggaggaggggggcagggagaggggggcagacgtgtgtgtgtgtgtgcgtgtgcatgggGCGGCAGGGGCGGGTGGACGTTcaagcgggagggggaggggaccgTGACGCATGGCGGGCACATCCTGCCCGGGTGTGCGAGCAGCTCTGCGCTGCACGGCGGCGGGGATCTTTGCCTGCGCAGCGGCGGCAGCGAAGCGGCGTGGGTGTATCAAGTTTCCTAGTCTGGGAGCTTAGAATGAATGACGGAGGGTGACCGAGGCCAGTAGTTACTGAGAGCGTGTGGTGGCGGAGGCGGCCGTCCTCCTAGTGGAGACTGCATCActtctttctttcctgttttgCACTACTTTTATAACAATAAAAGACGTGTATATAATGTGTAAGATTTCTTTGCATGATCGTAGAATTGCAGGCCTCTTATTTTTTACCAACGCACAAACAGAGAAAGGTGTACATTAATCAATATTAGTTTATTCGAATTTTTGTTCTGTCCAGGGTGAGGAGTTATTGTTCCCCTCTAAGTAAGGAGACTGATGACTTGTACCTGTATGTGCTGGCTGTATAGCTGGCTGATATGAGGCTGAAAATAAgccaatgaaaataataaaactgttgTAAAAATTCCATTTATTACCCAGGACAGAGCCAGTTTACTAAACTACATCCCTGTATCACTGGACGGATGATGGGTTCCATTAGTGCACATGTACTGAAgcttatttaaaacttttttttaatccagatgTAGAGTATATTCTAAATAAAGAAGCAAATGTATTGACTAAGATTGGCTTAACTTTTTTTGTTATACTCCCTGTTCCCTACTTGCATTAAATACTAATTATTCACATACACAACCTAAATATGTTAATTGCATCTctaaatgaatttaaaattgtATTTCCAGTGCTATGTTACAAGGCGCTGGATATAAAGGGGTAATTTGTTAGTGAGGACTAGCCAACATATGCAAAACTGCTAAAAATGGGTCTAGTAAATATACCTTACACAATATGTTTTAAGTTACTTCAACTGTTAAACAGAGTGAGAATAGTCTGTCAAGATGTATGTATACCAATATAAAGGTCAATCCCTGTTTAAACTAAAGTATTTGACAATATACATTAATGGTTACTAGCAACCAGCTCTATGTTACCAGAATGGTATAGATTTTATTCTCTGTGCATTTTTTCCCATTTGCTGAAGTAATAGGCCCTGTAATtagttctctctttctctctacaTATATATGTAATATTAGGTGGTGTAGCACATAGTACATTTTATTGTTTGGTAAAGGATTGCCCTTGAATAAGTCCTAAGTAACATTACAGTATACTTATGATTACAATATATGTGTGCATATGACAAACAGATAGGGTTAACAGCTTTGCTTTTCACATCATGAAATACTTATGTTCAGTGATAATATACACTTAATCTTCAGGCACAATATCACTTTCAAATTTTTCATGCTCAGAAAGGCTAATAGTTTGTATGTATCTTAATGCACTTAAAACGACACTGCCATGCAGCAtgtgcacaaacaaacaaaaaccgcCTTTGCTTAGATTTAAAAATTCCCCAACACTCTTTTCAACGTCTCACTGTGACATTGTActagtgcatgagaaccagaCACTGATACCAGCGGGTCAGTTTTCATTGTCCAAGTTGAGTAAAGTGAAGAAAGTAAACAgtttaaatgttaaaatgtattttaaagttcATCAGTGCTTCCAGTGCTAATTTAAACTGGAAAttagaagatttctaaccatgaaaggagtgagattctggaacagccttccaataggaGCAGTTGGGGACCAGGGCAGACAACCCAATTTGTTTGAAAGAtggagtttgataagtttatgaacaaGCTTATATGACTGGTATAGCAGGGCACtagaaggtcccttccagtcctatgttcctaaTAAATCAAAGTATTTATTAGTGACATAACTGAGGAGACCTTGGAAAACATAACTGGCTTTTTAACCTAACTCTCTCTTTAGTAGTAACATTGCTAATCAGTCTGTTTTACTAGTCTAGTGTATCTCCTTCCCAATAGGGTTGTGCATGGAAAAATATCAGGGGTAATGAGAAGTATATAAGGGATTCCTAACTTCTCAGGTGGTAAGGCTCTCTATTAGTGAACAAAGCCCGATAAACATGAGGTAAACGATGCCTTGCCTTGGGattgttttaaattttgtacTCCTGGAAGTTTTGGAGGAAGAACTTGTTCTGCTTTATTATCTAGTTTTGTATCAGAGTCTTGCCAGATAAACCATCTTAAGGCTATAACACTATCTGTGTTTAAAATTGCTTATTAAAAAGACAGGCCCTGTTATTTTAAGTTTAACTATCTAATTCCGAATTAGTTGTAATCTCTCACAGTAAGGATTTATACTCAATTTATAGTGCTGATCAAAACTACAAATACAATAGTAGAAAATAGCCATTAGTAAATTGATAGTATATTCTCATCTTGAATATTACATTCAATTTTGGACACATCTAAAAAATATAACAGaaatagaaaaggttcagagggagaacaatgaaaattattagaggtatttGGGAGTAGAAAGTTTCCATATGAGAAAACCTTAAAGCTTAAGGTGATATACGAGTATATAATATAAAGGACTGTAGAGAAGCCATTCAAGTTCTTCTGTTTACTTATTCATATGATTTAAGTAAAAGAGCACCCTTGATGAAATAAAAAGTCTTTGaatttaaaaatagataaaaatgaatatttttccaATGCAAAGTCCAAAGTATGGAATTCGTTGTTGTCATGTTATTGAAGAAAACAACttagtttaaaaatatgttttaaaatgacaTATAAATCAtaacatctgaaatttcagtagCAAGGATACAATTACAAAGTCCACCACTCTGAGTCTTCATGCCATAAATTGATTGGGAAGAAATCTCCCTTAATGGTACCGTGTTGCACAATTCGCTGTATTACTGGGCATTGTATCGCCCTTTGAAGCATTAAGCATTTGTAAGTGCTAGAGattagataaaagaaaaggagtacttgtggcaccttagagactaaccaatttatttgaacataagcttttgtgagctacagcatatgctcaaataaattggttagtctctaaggtgccacgagtactccttttctttttgcgaatacagattaacacggctgttactctgaaaccggagattagatactggactagataaaCCATTAGTTTGGGCCAATAAAGCAATTCTGATTTCAGATTAATTCATGCTTACAGACAGGATCTGCGTTTAAGAAGTTTCTCCCTCAAAGCTGCAGTCTAACAACGTAGTGAATGGAGCGTTCTCCAAGGATATGACTTACAAGAAAaggcaagttttttaaaaaaaactacaaaatTGTTATTTAACCAGAAGAGGTACAATTTGTGAAGTAGTAGTATTTTTTAAATCACCTCTGATGATAAGAAAATAAACCAAGTAAACTATTTCAGATATTGGTAGAGTAATAATTAAGTCTTAAAGCGCTTTGCATACTTTACAAACTGGTTACAACTCTCTATATATGCTGTCTACCAACTACTGCAAGGCATTGTTCATGGAATATGTCAGTTGTATGAGAGAGTTGTATGTACACCACTGTGGTTTAAGTGCTAAATCATACCTTTCTGCATATAAAGCCACAAAAGGGCAAAAGTTAGCTGGAGAAGTCATGGCTTCATCTTAGCAGGGGGCTGGTTTAACATCCTATGGAGGATACTGGGGATATGGTGGCCAAAGGGCATTACGGCCATGGGCTGCAGTCCTGGATGGATGAAATTTTGTGTTGGATTAAATGTACATTTCACAAAGCATATTGTATAGTTCTGTCAAGTGTGCACAATGAGCCCCTGGCTGGTAAACTGTTGGGATGGCAAAGGTGCATGCCAGTCTGCACACAGGAAAGTAATTGGGAATGGAAGAGTGTAGGACTCTCATAAAATGCTGAGTGCAAGTACTTAGGTTAATACAATGTGAAGAGCAAAACTATGCTTCCTGGGAGGCAGAGGTACACTGGAGGAGGCAGCACACTACCCAAGTGGTGGTGGCTGGTGGCATTATATGCCTTTACCAGCAGCGGTGGAAACATTTTGAGAACTGTTTttttctgtgcctttgaaaaactgCTCTGCTGTTATGTCCTGCCCCATGCAGACGAATCCCTCGATAAAGCCATTAGCTCTGCCTGCATTGCTAGCTGGTCCCTGCCTCTCATTTCCCTGTAGTTATATAATGGCTACCTTCTTTGTTGGGTGTGCATGGGGAAAAGGGCTTCTTGGGCCCTCTCCCCGATCTGGTGCACCTGCACAACATACCCATAATTTGGGCCTAAGGTTGCAAATGCAACAACACAGAAGTCAAGAAGTAGCCCAGTTAAGGTTCTTACAGTATCAGCTGCTGCATACATATTACTTCTGATTATTACTTTGGATGTCAGGTGTTTACCTTTCTATATAATATGTGCAATGTGAAAGAGTTGATGTTGTTATGGGAGATTTAACTTTTtatgtgtttacatttgcagcattCATTTTACATTAGCACAGGTTTTTTGTAGTTAATTTCCATCTGATTTTTCTCCCTGCTTTTAAAGATACAGGCAAAATCTAAATACCACTTATGTTCATGGCAGCTACGGGTCCATTGTATTTCCGTAACCATTGAATAAACTGTGTATTTATTTCACAGCTTTGATCTCTTTGCCGGCACTCTGCCCACCACTCCATTTCCACTGGGACTACTTCTAACATCCCCAACTCCAGAGAAGCTTTCAACAGCTGCCTGTCTTTATAAGAAGAGCATGGTACAATAAGGTTTTCTTCTTCCCTCCCAAATACCGATCAAGGAAAGAAGGGCCTAAACATTATACTTTCTATGTCCAGTTCTGACATAGAGACAGATTAATGATCTGAAACCAATATCTTGACACTAACCTTGATTAGAAACACTGAGGCATCCCACAGGAAAATCTGACATCCGTTGGGCCAGATGTGGCTCTCGCCATTGCTGTGTCGAATGAAGGGCTCATCTCAATGGCACCCTCATGCCTTCCACaccctgcagagggtgctccatgcTGTACGAGGTCCATGCAGGGTCAAAGGATGGAGATTAGGTAGAGCTGGGCAGGACTATCATTGACTCATCTCCTTCCCAATAGACCTAGCTTGTGAAAGCAAATATAGCTTGAGGTGGTATTACCTCTTCTACataggccccactcctgctgcagCCAGGTGAATCCCTGGTAGCTTGGCTTCAATGGAAACTGGATCTCCACCATGGGCCAGAGCTGGTGCCAAGACACAAGGCTTCCATTGAAATGGGCCTGGCCACTAAAGTGGGTATCTGGTAGGTTTGAGGAAGGGCTCTGCACCCTATTCCATAGGCAAAGAGGGACAGTAAAAACCTATCTTCCTCCCCACTGATGAGATAATTTGGGCTAGTGGGAAATGATTCTGTGAGAAGATCCTTGCAGAGATTTCCTCCCATAGAGCCCTTTCCTACAGATTTTAACATTACATCATTTATATTTGGCCAGCAGCATGGTTGGTGCTCTAAAGCTTAGCGGCTTAGCCAAAGCATACAGCCCATGTCGCAAAGGACTTATTTATCTAAGAAGATAACATATAGACAAAAAATAGGAGGTGAGATATAACAGACCATAACTCTGGGCAGAGTGCAAGTAAAGAGTTCAATACGgcaaaattaatcacaattgGTCACATGGATTTTTGCGGAGGTTTTTGGTCATTTGTTTGTCACTTTGAAAAATTAGAAATGTCCAAAAATACTAGTGTCAAATTTGTAAAGTAATTCATTTTCGGACTGAGGCCTGGCATGCCAAGTTTAGGTCCAAATTAATTGTATTAATCAAGTTACAAACCCCTTTAGAAAAGGCATTTGCAAAAATGACTTTGCTTTGCAATTACTCAGTTTGTTGTTACTACCTGTCTGCGAGAATCCATGCTCTCTAAAAAGAAAGTCCCCCCTCACACAAGTTCATACTTATCTGCCCGAGTGTAATGGAGTGAGAAAAACACCTTTTAGTTCTGGGCTTTTGTGTCGCGCTTCTCGCAGAATAGATGGTATATAAAAACCTTCGAGAGATTAGAGAAAAAGCAGGTGGTGCCTCTGTATTAAAATCACCAGCCATTAAATGAGCTTGTCTAGTGAAGTCTGTAGGATCTGTCATAGTATTAATTAAACAGTGTTGGATCTTTTTATTAGGATTATCTACATACaaataattctaaaataattCTTCCTTTCCGCCCCCCACACCCTCTGTAATTGCTCAGGGCTATTTTGCAGTAGCATCTTCATGTTAAAAGCTGGGTATATTGCACATTGCTTATGCCCTACGGTCCTAGAACTGGTACCTATGACTATTTGAGCAGACCAGCCTGTTTATTAAAAGTTTCCCACTTGTACATTGTATTTAGGTTGAGAAAACGGGCAATGTATCTAATGTAATAATTCACAGTAATCCACAATTTTGCATGTCATCAGGTCCACCCCTCTTGCGGACCtacctgctgctgcaggggagggagtcTGTGAGGAGGAATGCTGTGTGAAGATTTCCTCCTTGAATTTCTTCCACATCattctgtgtggggaggggtggataGGGAGGAATTTAACCCTTCCCCCAGCCTTTGCCCTGGAATGCTGAGTTCTGCCCCAGGACTCACAGGAGGCTGGGGCTGTCTGTGCAGAGGCCCTAACTCCTCCCCCGGCACTGCTGTTTAAGGATGCTCCTTAAAGTGAAAGGGTCCGGCAGAAAAGGTAATACAAGTTAGGGCCTGTCCCCACCCAGTCATAGACTGCCCGTTGCTGGCCAGGCCTGCCCAGTTCCTCCCACCCTAATCCCAGCCCTGAAAAGAATCTTAACTGGGGTCCAAGAAATGAAGAGAGAAGGTGATATGACAGTGCACGACCTCCTCTCCCTTTCGTCCCCCACGCAGAAGGGGTTGAGATCCATGCATGAAAGATCCCCACATTACTCAGATATGGACGAAACACTCTTGGCCCGAGTTGTTGGCATGCCGCTGATTGCTGTTTTAGCTAAGTGTCTGGAGAATGATAAGACCTGCCAAATCTGCTGCTTTTCCGGGCACTGCACTGGTGGGGACTGTGTAAAAACAAAGATTAGGTACCTTAGATAAAATACTACCTTTTAGCCCTTCTTTCTGATCTACGGGGAAACCTGACCAGTCTACTGCTTTTGTTGGTTCTTGGCTCAGTGGGGAAGAAGGCTATTATCTGAAAGCTGAGAGTGGTTTTTGCATGTGCAGAACTATAGCTCTGgctctaaaatatttaaaagtaatcTTCTGTTCCCCTTGCTTTTCTCATAATGTAGATTATCCAAATCCAGATTCCCAAGAGACTCTAACAAGGCATTTATCCtaagaaaacattttcttttttctatttttaatatcCATGTTTCTCAGATTTCCTATTTCATCCTAGTCAAGTTTGAAATCGGCCTCTGAAGACTTGTCTTCATGAAAAGGGGAATAGAAATGTTATTGGAAAAGTATTTATTTCCTCAACTCGCATGTATGGCACCTAGGATAAGCAATCTAGATACCCCCCAAATGCATGTAGTTATCTCCCCACACTGGCACCTTATTATTGTATAACTTTAAAATGGGAATGCACATGCTTATAATGGCTTCTGCCTGAATTTATGCAAATATATGAACAATTAAGAAAATGGACAATCTACtgcttttttgttgaaggatgttGGCAGGTACAATATCATTCTGGGCTTTTCACATGTTAGTAACAA
The Eretmochelys imbricata isolate rEreImb1 chromosome 1, rEreImb1.hap1, whole genome shotgun sequence DNA segment above includes these coding regions:
- the MID1IP1 gene encoding mid1-interacting protein 1 isoform X1, with amino-acid sequence MPRDIGQGATGRGLRPEEICTESKPPLSVAASKRGEGFGDTRPGSWWPLQGDLVGQKKEPAAVSVLPRHPVITGIAPHPSANMMQICDSYSQKHSLFNAMNRFIGAVNNMDQTVMVPSLLRDVPLLLEELDSGGGCGEGDPQLSPGDAGAFFSRRDMYSHYLLLKSIRNDIEWGVLQQGAEEASRKKDKLSGDIGRGLPEPAVEEEDLEKQFHYHLSGLHTVLSKLTRKANVLTNRYKQEIGFSNWGH
- the MID1IP1 gene encoding mid1-interacting protein 1 isoform X2, with translation MMQICDSYSQKHSLFNAMNRFIGAVNNMDQTVMVPSLLRDVPLLLEELDSGGGCGEGDPQLSPGDAGAFFSRRDMYSHYLLLKSIRNDIEWGVLQQGAEEASRKKDKLSGDIGRGLPEPAVEEEDLEKQFHYHLSGLHTVLSKLTRKANVLTNRYKQEIGFSNWGH